Genomic segment of Sarcophilus harrisii chromosome 4, mSarHar1.11, whole genome shotgun sequence:
ccTTCTATGCATCTCCCACCTGAGGTCCTTTTGAATCAGtcagcacttattaagtgcctgttatatgttgtgcactgtgctaagaactgctGGGTATATCGAGTCAAAAGAGAACTCCTTCCCTCAGGGAATCTAATGCCCCCCTACAAATCACCATCAGCACAGGAGGAACCATAATGTAAACACATCTATACAAAGCAAtccacatacaggataaataggaaataattaatctCCCTGAAGAAAAGGACAGAAATTATGGAAGGCTTCTTCTAGAAGGTGGGATtatagttgggatttaaaggaatgTACTCCATATTCTCTTCCTTGGTGATATATGCTTCTGAGGGTTCAGTTATCACCTCTGTGTAGATGACTGCCTCATACATCTGTGTTTATTACCTGTTCGACCTTAGTCGAACCATATTTTTCACATCTCTACCTAGCTGCTTCCCTAACATGTCAAATGCAACTAATTCAAAACTGAGCTCCTCATCTTCTCCCTGTACTTGAATCTCCACTCATCTTTCCATGACTCTTGGAACCCAGCCTCCTCCTGCTTTTCCTTATTATTCCTTAATTCACTGCACAGACTCGGAGATTAGGCCTCCTTGGTCTTCCTCAGAGGACAGTTCCATCTTCCAGCCCTGGGTATTTTTACTGGCTGTCTCCCAGGCCCagaattcttctctttccttttaccaaCCTCCTGGCATGTCAGCCAAAACACCACCTTGAACAAGAGCTCCTTCCCAGTCCTTAATTTCTGAGCTTTCCCTCTGAAGTTGACCCCAAATCTGTTCTCTATGTTcattgtacataattgtttttcatgtgttttccctttagattgtgagctctttgaaagcaaagacagacagaaagcaggttttcatttttgtttttgtctttctgggTATCCCCAGCAATTAGCATaatgccttgcatatagtagacATAAATGCTTATGGACTTGAACCATCCTCTCTGAGTCAGCCGGGTTTGAAATTTTGGTCTTGTTCTTCAGCTCTTTCCTCCTTGGCATCTATGATATCTAATCACAACCAAATCTTTTGATAGGTTCTTTCACTTTAACAGTCTCTCTCCTTTAATTCCTCTGCTAAGCTACCAAGAATCACCAGGTATCTAGTCTCTCTTCCATCCACTCTCTCCTCTCTGTAATCTGTCCTTCACAAATTGCCTTCATGCATAGGtttgataaaattatatactatttatatctatattataatatgcagtagaatggaagctccttgagagtaagggttatttcattttttgactttgtttcaaGCTCAgaattgatacaaaataaatgttttgctcGATCATAGCACTCCCTTGCCCCAAACCCTCAATAGTTCCCtgttacctataaaataaaattaaaacacctTAGCTTGGAATTTCAGGTCCTCCACAATCAGATTTCAACCAAACAAGATTTCTGTCTATTCTTCAGTTTTATCCTCTTGTTTCCGGCCTCCAGAAGCCATTGCCTGCCCTATCTCCTCATGGCAACCACTATTAAATCCATTTTTCTCCCATGCTCCCTATTCCATGAAGTCTTTGTTTCCCCCAGCTGAGAGTTCTCTTccttcccatatttttttttagcacacTCTGTACCTCGTTTCCATCACGCTCTGCTTTGTATTATGCCTACTTGTATATGTTTCTGACATTTTTCTCagtagactataaactccttggcAGCaggaattatattatttttcattgttttttcacCAGTCACTTACAAAGCGCTATGCCATGCTATAAATGCTTAATGGATGTTAATTGGATTAAATTAAATCCTGTGAAACCTTCTGATGAGCAAAAAAGGACCTTTTCTGTACCTGGACCCCCTGTGGCAGGCAATTGGGAAAACCCTGGGGGACtcatttcaaaataatgttttaaatgcataaagtaaaatacataaaatacgaagcgttattgaaataaatttatttttaaaacaagtttatgGACTACAGGCTAAGAACCTCTAAAGGGAAGGAATTCTTTTCAAACACTGATGACAGTCTTAACCTTCCAGACTTAACCTCATGGTGTAAGCATTTCACAGAAAgggagtttcatttttgtctgatGGTTTCCCCAGCATCTTCACACGATGCATTATATACCACAGGTTTTTAATTCCTAATAAATATTACTGGAATCgaataaattgaatattagaCTCCTTATGAGTTCGGCTCCAGCCAAACCTTAAACAATGATTCTACGCtctctttattgttttgtttgggggATTTTGGGGGTAAATAGtttgtttttcccaattatacgtaaagataattttccacattttttctaagacttttagtcacaaacttttcttcctcctattcctTCTCTGAAGGTGGCAAGTAATCTAAGTTCACATTTGCTTTCATGAGATAGTTTGTAGTTCACTTTCCtaaaatgctcttcctcctcctctttcttattACCCTTCTCCCTTTTTGGTTCTCTCCACTCTTTAAAGCTCAGCTTATTCCCAAAAATCTTCTTTGACTCTCCAGTCTATAATGATTTAGATAtcacttagttttgttttttcaaatcaACACATATATTGAGCACCTATTGTATGCAAAGAAAAGCTCTCATTTAGGACCTCTGCTTAAGATATGtaaactatacacacacacaaaaagaacaaattaatttaaaatagggAGGAATTGTAAAAGGATGGAAGACTTCATAGAAGAGATAACAGATGAattgaataatgaaaataaagtcagaagaagaaaagaattcttaataATTATGAAAAGTACATGGGCAAATAAGCAAAGGTGGGGAATGGAATGCTGAGTTTGGGGACCTTACATAAGCTTTTGAAAAATCTTAATGCACATTTACTTAATGTACATTATAGCTATCTGAAGAGGTGATATTCCTCTTCTAGACCATAAGCGTCTTCCGGATAAAAACCTTGTTTTATGTAAACTTTCTTTCCTGTACCTAACACAATGTTTTCATTCtgcagatgttaaatatgtttccaTTACATTGTCTAGTTGGAAAATGGGGAATGAGTGGGAGGGTTGGATAATAAGGTGAGGAACAGTCCTCTTATTAAACTGGATGGAGAAAATTTAGGTTTTAATCCTGGCTCCTGCCCTCTATGATTTTGGGTAATTTATCTTGCAAAATGAGCAGTTTGGTTTAGATATTTCCCAAGGCTGATTCTGGTTTCAATATTTCATGATTTGGTTATATCTTAGATTCAGTTGTATCAGTGACCTTACCTCATTGTGTTTTGGTGTTgagagagatttatttttttcaggtacCAGCCCTGTTTGATGAGGTGGCCATATATTTCTCTGATGAGGAATGGGAAGTtttaactgaacaacaaaaggcACTCTACCGGGAGGTCATGAGAATGAATTATGAAACCGTACTTTCCCTGGGTaaaaaatttgctttcttttgtctCCTAGAATCTCAAGTGTGGAGGATATCTATTTCTCATTTCTACTGTGTCAAGATCACTCTAGCCAAAACTTGGAGTTTCTCCCCTCTTCATATTTAATTTCTTGTTTAAATTATTGACACTTAGAAGAATGCCACATAAATAAGTCTTAATATCTCACTTCAGGACTTGATGTTTGAACTCTTGGGAGGCATACATTTTGCAGAGAATTTAAGAAGTGTGAAATTGAATCAGATCCATGGTACTTCTTGGCCCATAATCTCTCTCAATGATATCAGCTGTTAGCAGTGAATAATCTGTGATGAGAGCTTCAAGACTTGTACCCCAAAGTATCCTTGAATTACTGAGCTGCATTATTGGTAAAAGGGAGTTTTCTCACTGGAATTTCACTATAACAATAAAGCCATAtattcagattaaaaaataaaagaaaaaaattagaggcaCCTTGATGTAGTTGGATCTTGTGTTCAAAGATCTAAGCTCTGATACTTGCTTGTCATGTGACAATGGGGAAATTATTTAAgttctgagtctgtttcctcatctgtaaaatctgaaTACTTATTTTGCTTGTCTTAAAGAATCCAGGCAGAGTCGTGTTGTTGCCGTTGCTTTTAATAAATCAGAGTATTTGATAAACATAtaaattatcaatattatattcatcAATATTTATCTGCTAGATCCAGTTGCTACCTTGCCTTTTCCTAGTAACATCATCAACTCTTGCCCTTGCTGGCAGAAATCCTTTAATTCTTCCATTTCCCAGTGAATATTTCCTTCAAGGAAGCCTTGAACTTTCCTTCCCCTTATTTGGTTAAGCTGTTTGCTAGATGTGCTAGTAATGAAGCGGGAGGGAAGGAATTATATTGCTTGAATGGTAGACTTTCATTAAATCATAAAAGTTACTTTAACAGTGTTCCATAATTGTGACTTATTCTTTCCTGCTTTGTTTCCTGTGAACAGAATTCCCATTTCCTAAACCAGACATGATCTCTCAGTTGGAAGCAGAGGAAAGCCCTTGGGTTCCTTACCCTCAGAACTCTGAGGAATGGAAACTCCAAGGAGGTTCTTTCACAGGTgagaaagtaaattaatttagaactAACTTTGAAGAAATGTATGCAGCTGGAAACATTGTAGTTCAGACACCAGAATTGGTCATGGTAATGATATTCCTCAATGGATGGTACCAGATATCAGTGaaaggtttgttttttattttgttttgtttggggcaTATTAAGAACGATAAAACAAGCCTTCAGGTTCTGGAACACCACTTTCCTTTTTATAGTTACATTCAGAGGAGTACTCTCAACAGAcagatatgtatagatatacacatgtCCAAAAAACAATAGGTTTATGCATTGATTGTCAGGGGCAAAGgttatttgaataaaaatcatTCCTGCCAGAATAACTACAGACTGGACTATAACTATTGGCAAACTATGTGTAGAAAAATGGGCTTAAAATAACTTCAATCATACTCAGTCATTGTATTCAGAATCTAGATATAGCTAGGTCCTGATAAGTGCAAATAATAAAGCTCTTTAAGTCATCACACATTCTACCCATATATTCAAAGCTGTAATTATGTTAATTGATTCACTGACTCCAGCCCAATGGAAATTTGTAGTGTATTTGAAAAATGCAACCACTTCAAGGGAATTCTGAATGCATTGTATTGAGACCTGGCTATATATGACCAAGTGCTGTGAAACTGGGCAATGCAAGGAATAAAATGCTAGATTTAGAGTTACAAAGACTTGAGATCAAATCTTAACTCTAGTTagctattagctatgtgacatgAAGCAGGtttcttctctgcctcagtttcctcatctttacgATGGAGACAATAACAGCATCAGTTttccaggactgttgtgaggatcaaatgaagtaaaatagatcaaaaagcttaacaaactttaaaacactgtgCAAATGTTAGCTGTTACTGGCATGTTCTACCtgggctttttgttttattttggtttttgtagTGAGTTACTGTGATTTAGGGGGATACCTGAACTTAGAATTTGGGTCATTTTCTGTACCATGTTCATTATATGGATGGAGTGACAGTTGGAAAGAAGCATTTTTCAAATGCCTCCTGTGTTCAAGAACTCTActaagctttacaaatattatttaatttttaagactggAGCCAAAATTTCCTGAATCACTATCCTAAGCTCTTTTGTGTTAAGTCCAACTGCTCGATGTCCCCCCAGAGTAGAGCTTCTAAACATCAGAATATGTAACtgatatatatagtgtgtatatatatatgtacatatataatataaatatatatggaatatataacTCACGGAATCTTGACATTGcagtgagaaaaaaagacagtcaAATGGATTGCTTGACagaaggacaaaagggaaaagcttGAGCAGATTTTTATGGTCATTTCAGCTTTGCTGTATGGGTTATGTTTCTAAGACTTCTACAGAACTGTTCTCGGTTGTTAGTCCTTCATTACTTGTATGAATTTAAGAATACTCAGGTTTTCTTGAGAAACTCAAGTCTTGGCTTAAAGGCCTGTGAGTTTGCTAGGGAAAAGGTGATAAACCTTTTATCTGGTCTTTTAACCTTTGGTTTAGACCAAAGGTACTCTTTAAGGTTTTATGACTCTGTCCATTTTAGAAAGGGGATTCTATTGTGTAAAAAGAATTCTTAAGATTTCATTTATGTGTCTCATTAGAACTATAAGATATATCTCAGTTCAGCTTTGTTTCACGGGTTATGTTTCTAAGACTTCCACAGAACTGTTCTAAATGTTTAATGTCTTTCAAGGATCCTTAAGGAAGTATCAAGAAATCATGCCAAAGATGAGGATATGACATCCagactattttctcttttctcaaaagaGAAATCAGTCACAACTAGACTCATTTGGCACAAAAATTTACATTACTTATGATTCTGGCACTTTTAGAAAGCCGAAGTATAAAACAGAAATTTACATGTAgactaatagttttttaattctattatctCCCAGGGAATGAAGAATCTGATCTAAAGCATCCAGAATGGACCCCCCCATTGAGCATTGCTCCTCATTTTCCCCAACCACAGCATCTTGAAAACTTCGCTTTCCATCTGCCCCAGGATATGCCAGAAATGTCCGAGTGGCCTGAAGGGTACCCATTCTTCATGGCCATGGGTTTCCCAGGGTATGATCTGGGAATAGATGACATAGCAAGTAAGTTTCAGCTGAGTAGGGGTATCCGCCGGAGCTACGATGCAGGCTTCAAGTTAATGGTTGTGGATTATGCAGAAAGTACTAATAACTGCCAGGCTGCCAAGCAGTTTGGTGTGTTGGAGAAAAATGTCCGTGACTGGCGAAAAGTGAAGATGCAACTCCAGAATGCCCATGCAATGCGACGTGCTTTCCGAGGCCCCAAGAACGGAAGGTTTGCTCTGGTGGACCAGCGGGTGGCTGAGTATGTGAGGCAGAGACAGGCCAAAGGAGACCCAATCACAAGAGAGGCAATGCAGCTCAAAGCCTTAGAAATAGCCCAGGAAATGAATATTCCTGAAAAGGGGTTCAAAGCAAGCTTGGGATGGTGTCGTAGGATGATGAGGAGGTATGACCTGTCTTTGAGACATAAAGTACCTGTGCCCCAGCATTTGCCTGAGGACCTGACAGAGAAACTCATCACTTATCAGCGTAGCATCTTGGCCCTGCGAAGAACACACGATTACATGGTTGGGCAGATGGGGAATGCTGATGAGACTCCTATCTGTTTGGAGGTACCATCACGTGTGACTGTAGACAACCAAGGGGAAAAGCCTGTTTTGGTGAAGACCCCAGGCagggaaaaactaaaaattacaGCAATGCTTGGTGTCTTAGCCGATGGAAGAAAATTGCCTCCATATATCATTTTAAGGGGAACATATATTCCCCCTGGCAAGTTCCCCAGTGGGATGGAAATTCGCTGCCATCGCTATGGCTGGATGACAGAGGACTTGATGCAAGACTGGTTGGAGGTGGTGTGGAAACGGAGGACTGGAGCAGTGCCGAGGCAGCGGGGGATGCTGATCCTAAATGGCTATCGAGGCCATGCTACTGATTCTGTTAAAAATTCCATGGAAACTATGGATACCGACATGGTCATCATCCCAGGAGGCTTGACTTCTCAACTACAAGTGTTAGATGTGGTAGTCTATAAACCTCTGAACGACAGTGTGCGTTCCCAGTACTCAGAGTGGCTCCTCGCTGGCAATCTTGCTCTCAGCCCAACTGGGAATGCCAAGAAGCCTCCCCTTGGCCTGTTTCTAGAGTGGGTCATGGTTGCGTGGAACAGCATCTCAAGTGATTCCATTGTCCAGGGATTCAAAAAGTGCCATGTCTCCAGCAGCATGGATGATGCCGACGTCCTGTGGGAATTAGAGGGTGACTTGTCTGGAGGAGGTGATCCCCCAAGAGAAGGTGAAGCTAACAGCATGACTGAGAGCAACTGAAGCAAAAGTTAAGGTGATACATAAATGAACAGTGCCTTTCTTAGCTGATATGTTCTTGTTTCACAAATTGCCATTCCCTTTATGATCTTCAGTGGGTAGATGGTAGTAGGCTAAGgacattttctcctttatatgGGGGATTCAGATTGccgggtttttttgttttttttttttatttcatgccCCAGGAGGACTTTTATAATCAAAATGAACAATAAGTAAACCACCAAAACAGAAGTCACATTGAAATAAAGCATATTGGCTAAAAACAGCAGAGAATGTTATTTAGTTAAAACCAAAAGTCTTAATAATGGAAACTTATGTTTGAAAgccaattttttcctctcctttaaaaTAGAACTCAAGACTGTGATAAATTTATGTTCTTTGGTGTCTTTGTTAAAAAATACCACAAACTTTCAAAGGCTTGTGTATATGTTGGCAGAACGCCAAAATTTAGTTCGACTTCAATGAATATGAAATCTATGTTTCAATAACTGAATTGAGTTAGTTTTCCCACAATTAGGGGTCTTTTACCTATGAACTACTGGAGCTCCACTTGGGAATTCCATTTGGTAGTCATGGATTATGGATTTCCTGTATGCATGGCACTATGCAAGTCCCTCAGGGATatagaaaatttcaataaaaacagACAGGGTCTTTGCTTCTTGAGAGCTTACTGAATAACTAATCCAATTGctgttctctaaaatatttttaaaaatcattttattaatcaccACAATGATGTATTCAAGGAACAGGTGATGAATAATAGGGACTGCCTGTGATTCACAGGTATATGTGAACTGACAAGCAAGAAAAAAGTTGTGACCAAGAGTTACGtgaaagaactttttaaattcaaaagttgttttaaatgtaaGGACAGCTTACATTCAACGAGGGCAGCTATGAGTTCAGATTGAGAATACAATTACAGATCTTCAAGGATTATTTGAATGAGGAAGAGCTGAAATTCCAACAGGCATTGACTTAATTTTACAGGAAATGGGGAGCAGGACACAGTGGGACACTGCCCCCAGAAGGGTGATTCTTATTACCTTCTGAAATAGAAGCAGAGAAGAATTATACTGAGACACATATATTATTGTGTTTTTGTCCCACCTTAGAACAATTTGAATAGTTCTCCTAGAAGCATCTTTTGAAGCCAGGGACAATCCCACTTTAAAAGGGAATGAAATATTGATACTTgaaataatattgatatattgatacTTGTTAAACTTCTTCAGACATTCAAATTTGTCCTACTTGGTATCTCCAAATTAAATACAGAACCATTTCCACCTATAACTTTTTTTAGTCCCCTCACTTTAAACTGTGGAACAGTAACCCATTTGCCTAGAACAGTAAAATTTTATGTCAGTGAACTAGTGAAAATCGGATTACAGAGTTTAGGTTTAGGGTAAGTGATCTCTAGACCCTTAAAAGTTTCAGGGGGAGAtatcaggctttttaaaaaaacactttgaaacttttgttcttatttatcCAAGTGTGTACCATACCACTGGTCTTGTAAATTCAGTCTGTCTTGCCATCATCCTTGCTTTCCTCTTCCTGGGAGAACATATTCCTAGGATTGTCAGACCCTGAAGCAGgtcttggttttttccttttccttttagtcGTAACTAattttggtcataattttctgAGATGATCACAGCAATGACTATCTTTGCACAACTATGAGACTTGATGTCTGTTAGATGGACAGGATCCATCCTTTCCCAGGGGGTGATTTGTAGTTAAGACATAGCAGAGAATCCGGGTATATATAGCGTCTTTGTTAAGTATGATTCATGAGTTTTTCACCTATCTAGACTTTTGTTATTTCCCACCACATTTGccattcttttctttgaatttaagaaaacaaTGGAGGGGGAAGGGGACAAAAGAGAGAAGATGTTAAGATGTGGAAgaattttaccttttcctacagcACCATTTTGAAGGTCTGACcatgatttttaaggaaaaaaaaaatcatgaagaacTTTGATCTGCAGTTTACTTTTCTTCCAAAACCAAGGACTGATTTATGCTTGGATTCTCTCTTTATTCCAGcaagtggaactgtgaatggaaaCAACTGAGGAAGAAAATCCTCAGCAAGGTTCCAGGGATGCAGATGCACAGGAAACATCAGGAAAATGCCAAGTTGGTCAGAGAAGCCTGGTAAGATGAGCCACGGGTGCATCCCCTCCCAAGAACACAGAGCCCTTCCCCTCAGGAGAGACATTTTCATGAGCTTGGatgtggaaaagaaaaactgagctTCTGTCCTGTCTGTGGCACTGTCTTGAAGATTATTCTGTGTGCCCACCAGAAGCAGTCTGTAAATATCATGGGTGACAGAGGCATTTCATGGAGAAAGGCCCATTTGTGCATCACCAGAAACAACACATAGGAGACAAGCCCTACCACTGTCCTTTCTGTGGGGAAAACTTCAATATGATTTGTTTTATTCCGCCTTTGAGAATGTTCCCCCAATGCCATCCCACATAAGTCACAAGTGGGGAGGCAATTCTGTAGATGCATGTAGTTATCACTTAGGATTTCTTCTTGATATGTTTTCCTCTCTTACTGGAAAAACCAGATACTGTTAATGGCAAGATAAAGACAGACATCCTGAACTGGTGCCAGCAGATCAAATGCTTCTATAGGCGGTTAACTAGGTTAGGATGGAAGATAAtaggataaaatagaatattCTGTACTTATTTACCCTCCCAAATTAGCAGGCAGCTAGACATTTTCTAGTCTCAAACATTGGCTCCTGGgtattttctccattatatttAAAGCTAAGGTGGTAATCAATACGGAGGCTATTCAGGCTGCCAGCAATAGTTCCCATAAATTATCTACTGTCTATGGTACAAAGTCCATTTTACTTCTGTTACTCATTTTGCTAGTTTCTTTAATTAAGTGTTATCTTTACAAGGGCAGTGAAGGGACTTGGACCTTTGGCCACTGCCATTTGGGAACTTCAGTATAACAACTCCTCCTCTACAAAAAGAGGTGGGATTTTATCTTAACAATTTTTAGAGATTTTCGTTCCCACTTAGTGGAGGTAGGAAAGCTTTTGTTCAAAGCTGCCTATCCCTCACCAACGTATCATGGACAAAGCTACAATTAGAAATGCTAATTCAATACCAAATCAGTGTATCTAAATACCAGTTACCTTTTTCTTGCTGTTTTCTCAGCTCACTTTTCCACTGCTAGTAAACCGCTCTTGCCTTCCTAAAATCCCTATTTCTGACCAGGGACTCAGGTTCTCTACAGGGACATAACCTTTCGA
This window contains:
- the POGK gene encoding pogo transposable element with KRAB domain isoform X2, which produces MESTTFPLPFPLKEEEEEEEIQTKEVEDGPMDMQRVRICAEGGWVPALFDEVAIYFSDEEWEVLTEQQKALYREVMRMNYETVLSLEFPFPKPDMISQLEAEESPWVPYPQNSEEWKLQGGSFTGNEESDLKHPEWTPPLSIAPHFPQPQHLENFAFHLPQDMPEMSEWPEGYPFFMAMGFPGYDLGIDDIASKFQLSRGIRRSYDAGFKLMVVDYAESTNNCQAAKQFGVLEKNVRDWRKVKMQLQNAHAMRRAFRGPKNGRFALVDQRVAEYVRQRQAKGDPITREAMQLKALEIAQEMNIPEKGFKASLGWCRRMMRRYDLSLRHKVPVPQHLPEDLTEKLITYQRSILALRRTHDYMVGQMGNADETPICLEVPSRVTVDNQGEKPVLVKTPGREKLKITAMLGVLADGRKLPPYIILRGTYIPPGKFPSGMEIRCHRYGWMTEDLMQDWLEVVWKRRTGAVPRQRGMLILNGYRGHATDSVKNSMETMDTDMVIIPGGLTSQLQVLDVVVYKPLNDSVRSQYSEWLLAGNLALSPTGNAKKPPLGLFLEWVMVAWNSISSDSIVQGFKKCHVSSSMDDADVLWELEGDLSGGGDPPREGEANSMTESN
- the POGK gene encoding pogo transposable element with KRAB domain isoform X1 gives rise to the protein MGEPCPGPRPEEWGGREQDGWRAPSGQPLWPRRDMESTTFPLPFPLKEEEEEEEIQTKEVEDGPMDMQRVRICAEGGWVPALFDEVAIYFSDEEWEVLTEQQKALYREVMRMNYETVLSLEFPFPKPDMISQLEAEESPWVPYPQNSEEWKLQGGSFTGNEESDLKHPEWTPPLSIAPHFPQPQHLENFAFHLPQDMPEMSEWPEGYPFFMAMGFPGYDLGIDDIASKFQLSRGIRRSYDAGFKLMVVDYAESTNNCQAAKQFGVLEKNVRDWRKVKMQLQNAHAMRRAFRGPKNGRFALVDQRVAEYVRQRQAKGDPITREAMQLKALEIAQEMNIPEKGFKASLGWCRRMMRRYDLSLRHKVPVPQHLPEDLTEKLITYQRSILALRRTHDYMVGQMGNADETPICLEVPSRVTVDNQGEKPVLVKTPGREKLKITAMLGVLADGRKLPPYIILRGTYIPPGKFPSGMEIRCHRYGWMTEDLMQDWLEVVWKRRTGAVPRQRGMLILNGYRGHATDSVKNSMETMDTDMVIIPGGLTSQLQVLDVVVYKPLNDSVRSQYSEWLLAGNLALSPTGNAKKPPLGLFLEWVMVAWNSISSDSIVQGFKKCHVSSSMDDADVLWELEGDLSGGGDPPREGEANSMTESN